One segment of Paraburkholderia sp. PGU19 DNA contains the following:
- a CDS encoding 5-guanidino-2-oxopentanoate decarboxylase: MNYPETASLFGHADGRHQPRPMITQTCGEALVTLLEHYGVELVFGIPGVHTVELYRGLAGSTMRHVTPRHEQGAGFMADGYARVTGKPGVCFIITGPGMTNIATAMAQAYADSIPMLVISSVNATRQLGGGTGRLHELPSQRGVFAGLAAFSHTLLNADELPQVLSRAFAVFASERPRPVHIEIPLDVIVAPACGMASGARVLPAKAAGEPAAIDAAAALLAGAQRPLILAGGGAVEAAPELRALAERLQAPVALTINAKGLLPRSHALSIGSTQSLPATREVVCESDVVLAVGTELGETDYDVVFDGGFVINGKLIRIDIDGQQVMRNFPPDVAIAADAKLALAALAARLATYPLPPRDAGWGAPRVSAARAAINAGYDAPIRSQETLFDTISDTLPDAVIVGDSTRPVYAGNIVFEASAPRSWFNSSTGYGTLGYGLPAAIGARLATDNRPVICLIGDGGLQFTLPELASAVEAAVPVIVLLWNNRGYAEIRKYMVERDIEPIGVDIYTPDFLALARGFGCCAATAETPALLVNELKQAAARRVPTLIEIDEQKWFDNVSGGSA, encoded by the coding sequence ATGAACTATCCTGAAACGGCCTCGCTCTTCGGCCACGCGGACGGGCGCCACCAGCCCCGGCCGATGATTACGCAGACCTGCGGCGAAGCGCTCGTGACGCTGCTCGAACACTACGGCGTCGAACTGGTGTTCGGCATCCCCGGTGTCCATACCGTCGAGCTCTATCGTGGGCTCGCGGGGTCGACGATGCGCCACGTCACACCACGCCACGAGCAGGGCGCGGGGTTCATGGCCGACGGCTATGCGCGCGTTACCGGCAAGCCCGGCGTGTGCTTCATCATCACCGGGCCGGGTATGACGAATATCGCGACCGCGATGGCGCAGGCTTATGCCGATTCGATCCCGATGCTCGTGATTTCCAGCGTCAACGCCACGCGCCAGCTAGGCGGAGGCACCGGGCGCCTGCACGAACTGCCGTCGCAGCGCGGGGTGTTCGCTGGGCTCGCCGCGTTCTCCCACACGCTGCTAAATGCGGACGAACTGCCGCAGGTGCTGTCCCGCGCGTTCGCGGTGTTCGCGAGCGAGCGGCCGCGGCCGGTTCACATCGAAATTCCGCTCGACGTGATCGTCGCGCCAGCTTGCGGCATGGCATCCGGCGCGCGCGTGCTTCCCGCGAAAGCCGCCGGAGAGCCGGCCGCAATCGACGCCGCCGCCGCCTTGCTCGCTGGCGCGCAGCGCCCGCTGATTCTGGCGGGCGGAGGGGCGGTCGAGGCCGCCCCCGAGTTGCGCGCTCTGGCCGAGCGCTTGCAGGCCCCGGTGGCGCTGACGATCAACGCGAAGGGCCTGTTGCCGCGCAGCCATGCGCTGTCGATTGGCTCGACCCAGTCGCTCCCCGCGACGCGCGAGGTGGTGTGCGAGTCCGACGTGGTGCTCGCGGTGGGCACCGAACTCGGCGAGACCGACTATGACGTGGTGTTCGATGGCGGCTTCGTCATAAACGGCAAGTTGATCAGGATCGATATCGACGGCCAGCAGGTGATGCGCAACTTCCCGCCCGACGTGGCGATCGCGGCCGACGCGAAGCTCGCGCTCGCCGCGCTCGCCGCCAGGCTGGCGACATACCCGCTGCCGCCTCGCGATGCGGGGTGGGGGGCGCCGCGCGTGAGCGCCGCGCGTGCCGCGATCAACGCCGGTTACGACGCACCGATTCGTTCGCAGGAGACGCTCTTTGACACCATATCGGACACGCTGCCCGACGCGGTCATCGTGGGCGATTCGACGCGCCCGGTCTACGCCGGCAATATCGTCTTCGAGGCTTCCGCGCCCAGGTCGTGGTTCAACTCGTCCACGGGGTACGGCACGCTGGGCTACGGGTTGCCGGCCGCGATCGGCGCCAGGCTTGCGACCGACAACCGGCCCGTGATCTGCCTCATCGGTGACGGCGGCCTGCAGTTCACGCTGCCCGAACTGGCGAGCGCTGTCGAAGCCGCCGTACCGGTGATCGTGCTGCTGTGGAACAACCGGGGCTATGCAGAAATCAGGAAATACATGGTCGAGCGCGATATCGAGCCAATCGGCGTCGACATATACACGCCGGACTTCCTCGCGCTGGCGCGCGGCTTTGGCTGCTGCGCAGCAACGGCCGAAACACCGGCTCTGCTCGTGAACGAACTGAAGCAGGCCGCAGCTCGCCGCGTGCCTACGCTGATCGAAATCGACGAACAGAAGTGGTTCGACAATGTATCGGGAGGGTCGGCATGA
- a CDS encoding LysR substrate-binding domain-containing protein, translating to MRRLPPLNALQIFETVARHRSFTRAADHLCLTQGAVSRQIQALEEYYGFALFTRHAKGLVLTMEGEQLLPTVKESFARIEEISLRLTRQRTDLALKVPTCLMRWILPKIMRFQAEYPDIQLQLTTTWQHDVDFQVEPFDAAIIYGSSPGAGVHSIALFDEQLTPVCAPSLLENTPLDSVADLARHTLLHPTRDHRDWKMWLAHADTPEIDADLGQSFETLDLATNAAAQGFGVAISDCSLVSEDVASKRLTMPFNIVLTTGARYYFVYPDCLAHQHKVNLFREWIGADGEA from the coding sequence ATGCGCCGCCTGCCGCCGCTGAACGCGCTGCAAATCTTCGAAACGGTGGCGCGCCACCGCAGTTTCACGCGTGCTGCCGATCATCTCTGTCTGACCCAGGGAGCCGTGAGCCGTCAGATCCAGGCGCTCGAGGAGTACTACGGATTTGCTCTGTTTACGCGGCACGCGAAGGGACTCGTGCTGACGATGGAAGGCGAACAGCTATTGCCGACAGTGAAAGAGAGCTTCGCGCGAATCGAGGAGATTTCGCTGCGACTAACCCGGCAGCGAACCGACCTCGCGCTAAAGGTACCCACCTGCTTGATGCGTTGGATCCTGCCGAAGATCATGCGCTTTCAGGCCGAGTATCCTGACATTCAATTGCAACTGACGACCACATGGCAGCATGACGTCGACTTCCAGGTCGAACCATTCGACGCGGCGATCATCTATGGCTCGTCGCCGGGCGCCGGCGTTCATTCGATTGCGCTGTTCGACGAACAACTGACGCCTGTATGCGCGCCTTCGCTGCTGGAGAATACGCCGCTCGACAGCGTGGCCGATCTTGCCCGGCATACGCTCCTGCACCCGACGCGCGACCACCGTGACTGGAAGATGTGGCTTGCGCACGCCGATACACCCGAGATCGATGCCGATCTCGGTCAGAGTTTTGAAACACTCGACCTCGCGACGAACGCGGCGGCGCAGGGTTTTGGTGTTGCGATCAGCGACTGCTCGCTGGTCAGTGAGGATGTCGCGTCGAAGCGCCTCACGATGCCGTTCAACATCGTCCTGACGACGGGCGCTCGCTATTATTTCGTCTATCCGGATTGCCTCGCGCACCAGCACAAGGTGAACCTTTTTCGCGAGTGGATCGGGGCTGATGGGGAGGCGTGA
- a CDS encoding aldehyde dehydrogenase family protein has product MNAPNDTQFLTRHYIDGRWVDGALGRTIAVVNPATGAHLADVAAGTAHDIDLAVASAGRALRVWRQTTGAERARYLRAIVTEVEARRERLAMLQSLNNGKPQEEAHMDVDDVIATFRYYAQLAERLDDATGEEVSIPSAEHRARIRREPCGVAALIVPWNFPMVTTAWKLAPALAAGCTVVLKPSEITPLPELELASALASVGLPAGVFNAVTGTGADVGASLVAHPGIAKVSFTGSTGVGQTVMKTAADTLKGISLELGGKSSIMVFDDADLDLAVKLVEAGGFFNSGQMCSATSRVLVARELAPTLLAKLVECAERIIVGDPFAPGVQMGPLVNRAQFDRVRGHIEQGIADGARLVTGGGARPAGVPEQGFFIAPTIFADVPPTSALWRNEIFGPVLCVRVFDTEQEAVELANDSEYGLVATVVTADETRGERVARALEAGVVWVNTPQLIYPQTSWGGYKRSSIGRELGPFGLAAFQEIKQILTRRQAY; this is encoded by the coding sequence ATGAACGCGCCAAACGACACGCAGTTCCTCACGCGGCACTATATCGATGGCCGCTGGGTCGACGGCGCACTGGGCCGGACGATTGCCGTGGTCAACCCGGCGACGGGAGCCCACCTGGCCGACGTGGCCGCAGGCACCGCACACGACATCGATCTGGCGGTGGCCAGCGCGGGCCGTGCACTCCGCGTGTGGCGGCAGACGACGGGCGCCGAGCGCGCACGCTACCTGCGTGCAATCGTGACGGAAGTCGAAGCGCGGCGAGAACGTCTCGCGATGCTGCAATCGCTGAACAACGGCAAGCCGCAAGAAGAGGCGCACATGGACGTTGACGACGTGATCGCGACGTTCCGATATTACGCCCAGCTGGCCGAGCGGCTGGATGATGCGACCGGCGAAGAAGTCAGCATCCCCAGCGCCGAGCACCGTGCACGGATTCGCCGCGAACCATGCGGCGTGGCCGCGCTGATCGTACCGTGGAATTTTCCGATGGTGACGACGGCATGGAAGCTCGCGCCGGCGCTCGCGGCCGGCTGCACAGTCGTGCTCAAGCCGTCCGAAATCACGCCTCTGCCGGAGCTTGAACTGGCCTCGGCCCTCGCATCAGTCGGCTTGCCGGCGGGCGTTTTCAACGCGGTGACGGGTACGGGTGCTGACGTGGGCGCGTCGCTCGTCGCACATCCGGGGATCGCGAAGGTGTCCTTTACCGGCAGCACAGGTGTCGGCCAGACGGTGATGAAGACTGCCGCCGACACGCTGAAAGGCATCAGTCTCGAACTCGGGGGCAAGTCGTCGATCATGGTGTTCGACGATGCGGACCTCGACCTGGCGGTCAAGCTGGTCGAGGCCGGTGGCTTCTTCAATAGCGGCCAGATGTGTTCAGCGACGAGCCGGGTGCTGGTGGCGCGCGAACTCGCGCCCACGTTGCTGGCGAAGCTTGTCGAGTGCGCAGAGCGAATCATCGTCGGCGACCCGTTTGCGCCCGGCGTGCAGATGGGTCCGCTCGTGAACCGTGCCCAGTTCGATAGGGTGCGCGGCCATATCGAACAGGGTATTGCCGACGGTGCGCGGCTCGTAACGGGCGGTGGCGCGCGGCCAGCCGGTGTGCCGGAGCAGGGGTTTTTCATCGCCCCGACGATTTTTGCCGACGTGCCACCGACAAGCGCTTTGTGGCGAAATGAGATTTTCGGTCCGGTCCTGTGCGTGCGCGTGTTCGACACCGAACAGGAAGCCGTTGAACTCGCCAATGACAGCGAGTATGGGCTGGTGGCGACCGTCGTCACCGCCGACGAGACACGCGGCGAACGGGTCGCTCGCGCTCTGGAGGCAGGCGTGGTGTGGGTCAACACGCCGCAACTCATCTATCCGCAGACCTCTTGGGGCGGGTACAAGCGCAGCAGCATCGGGCGCGAACTGGGCCCGTTCGGGCTTGCCGCCTTCCAGGAAATCAAACAGATACTGACGCGTCGTCAGGCCTATTAG